The following proteins are encoded in a genomic region of Magnolia sinica isolate HGM2019 chromosome 1, MsV1, whole genome shotgun sequence:
- the LOC131253858 gene encoding vicilin Cor a 11.0101-like isoform X1 → MISPMAKPATLVMTLLSLFLVSGTFAISYDHDPLPCMVACRARFHPSSCKRVCGIQISEDAGNDLSRDDPEQQLKKCQKDCRQRQPDDMECQRRCEQQYEEQTKQRNDGGEREQQPQKCRNQCRRQRLHQRECEQWCEQQYKEQTGQGGGDDDLSREDPIQQLKQCQKDCRQRQPGNIECQRHCKQQYEEQTEQGHGDGEMEQEDPKQQLQKCRHQCRQHHHHQSECEQWCKEQYKEQTGQGGGDDLDREVMQMERNEEQVMNNPYFFDEQSFNHRVWTEEGNIRVLKRFSRQSKLLQGIDNYRLVILEANPNTFIIPNHWDAEEVLYVVRGRGTISFLKENNKEVYNISKGDILRIPAGTTVFLINRDNNEKLCVAHLLQPVSIPGRYKEFFGAGGEDPESFYRSFSNDVLEAAFKTPRDRLEKLFGQQRKGAIIRASQEQIRAIERHASSSSSSHELSFEEWKGPFNLLNKKPTHSNKYGELHEANADDYKQLQDVDVQVSFANISRGAMHLPFYNSKATKVVWVEQGRGYFEMTCPHLSNQRRQSEEGRGQEQEEEQQHEGHVSYQRVRSRLSPNTVFVVPAGHPVVTVASRDENLQMVCFEINARDNQKYYLAGKKNIMRQMEREEKELSFNVPAREVEKIFNAQGEDAFAPGPEQRQEREEGRSHWLFEPSMIFVGF, encoded by the exons ATGATTTCTCCAATGGCAAAACCAGCAACCCTCGTTATGACCCTTCTCTCACTATTCCTCGTCTCCGGCACCTTCGCTATCTCGTATGACCATGATCCCCTGCCGTGCATGGTGGCATGCAGAGCGCGGTTCCATCCCTCATCTTGCAAGCGTGTATGCGGAATCCAGATTTCGGAAGATGCTGGTAATGATCTGAGCCGAGACGATCCCGAACAGCAGCTGAAGAAATGCCAGAAAGATTGTAGACAGCGTCAACCCGACGACATGGAGTGTCAAAGACGCTGTGAGCAGCAATACGAAGAACAAACGAAGCAAAGAAACGATGGCGGTGAGAGGGAACAACAACCACAGAAATGCAGAAATCAGTGCAGGCGACAACGACTTCACCAGAGAGAATGCGAGCAGTGGTGTGAACAACAGTACAAGGAACAAACAGGGCAGGGTGGCGGTGATGATGATTTGAGTCGAGAAGATCCCATACAGCAGCTGAAGCAATGCCAGAAAGATTGCAGACAACGTCAACCTGGCAATATAGAGTGTCAACGACACTGCAAACAGCAATACGAAGAACAAACAGAGCAAGGCCATGGTGACGGCGAGATGGAACAGGAAGATCCAAAACAACAGCTACAGAAATGCAGACATCAGTGCAggcagcaccaccaccaccagaGTGAATGCGAGCAATGGTGCAAAGAGCAGTACAAGGAACAAACAGGGCAGGGTGGCGGTGATGATTTGGATCGAGAAGTTATGCAAATGGAAAGAAATGAAGAGCAAGTAATGAATAATCCATACTTTTTCGATGAACAAAGCTTTAATCACCGTGTGTGGACTGAAGAAGGCAATATTAGGGTTCTAAAGAGGTTCTCTAGGCAATCTAAGCTTCTGCAAGGGATCGACAACTACCGCCTCGTCATCCTAGAGGCAAACCCTAATACCTTTATCATACCCAACCATTGGGATGCTGAGGAAGTTCTCTATGTGGTTAGAG GAAGAGGAACAATCAGTTTCTTGAAAGAGAATAACAAAGAGGTGTACAACATTTCCAAAGGAGATATCCTTAGGATACCTGCAGGGACGACCGTCTTCTTGATTAACAGAGACAACAATGAGAAGCTGTGTGTTGCACATCTTCTCCAACCCGTCTCGATTCCTGGTCGCTACAAG GAATTTTTTGGGGCAGGAGGTGAGGACCCTGAATCGTTTTATAGGAGCTTTAGCAATGATGTTCTTGAGGCTGCCTTCAAG ACTCCAAGGGATAGGTTGGAGAAGCTTTTCGGTCAGCAGAGAAAGGGCGCGATCATCAGGGCTTCCCAAGAGCAGATAAGGGCCATAGAACGACATGCGTCTTCTTCTTCGAGCAGTCATGAATTGTCGTTTGAAGAATGGAAAGGGCCCTTCAACCTGCTGAACAAGAAGCCCACCCATTCCAACAAGTACGGTGAACTGCATGAAGCTAATGCCGACGACTACAAGCAGCTCCAAGATGTGGATGTCCAAGTCTCATTTGCCAACATAAGCCGT GGAGCGATGCATTTGCCCTTCTACAACTCGAAGGCAACAAAGGTGGTGTGGGTGGAGCAAGGAAGAGGATACTTCGAGATGACATGTCCTCACCTGTCGAACCAACGTCGCCAGAGCGAGGAAGGACGTGggcaagaacaagaagaagagcaGCAGCATGAAGGTCATGTAAGCTACCAGAGAGTCCGTTCGCGTCTCTCTCCTAACACGGTCTTTGTGGTCCCAGCTGGTCACCCGGTCGTGACCGTTGCTTCTCGTGACGAGAATCTGCAGATGGTTTGCTTTGAAATAAATGCTCGTGACAACCAGAAATACTACCTTGCAG GGAAGAAGAACATAATGAGACAGATGGAGAGGGAAGAGAAGGAGCTGTCCTTCAATGTACCTGCAAGAGAGGTGGAAAAGATCTTCAATGCTCAGGGAGAGGATGCTTTTGCTCCTGGGCCGGAGCAACgccaagagagagaggagggacgaAGTCACTGGCTTTTTGAGCCTTCGATGATTTTTGTCGGCTTTTAG
- the LOC131253858 gene encoding vicilin Car i 2.0101-like isoform X2 — protein MISPMAKPATLVMTLLSLFLVSGTFAISYDHDPLPCMVACRARFHPSSCKRVCGIQISEDAGNDLSRDDPEQQLKKCQKDCRQRQPDDMECQRRCEQQYEEQTKQRNDGGEREQQPQKCRNQCRRQRLHQRECEQWCEQQYKEQTGQGGGDDDLSREDPIQQLKQCQKDCRQRQPGNIECQRHCKQQYEEQTEQGHGDGEMEQEDPKQQLQKCRHQCRQHHHHQSECEQWCKEQYKEQTGQGGGDDLDREVMQMERNEEQVMNNPYFFDEQSFNHRVWTEEGNIRVLKRFSRQSKLLQGIDNYRLVILEANPNTFIIPNHWDAEEVLYVVRGRGTISFLKENNKEVYNISKGDILRIPAGTTVFLINRDNNEKLCVAHLLQPVSIPGRYKEFFGAGGEDPESFYRSFSNDVLEAAFKGAMHLPFYNSKATKVVWVEQGRGYFEMTCPHLSNQRRQSEEGRGQEQEEEQQHEGHVSYQRVRSRLSPNTVFVVPAGHPVVTVASRDENLQMVCFEINARDNQKYYLAGKKNIMRQMEREEKELSFNVPAREVEKIFNAQGEDAFAPGPEQRQEREEGRSHWLFEPSMIFVGF, from the exons ATGATTTCTCCAATGGCAAAACCAGCAACCCTCGTTATGACCCTTCTCTCACTATTCCTCGTCTCCGGCACCTTCGCTATCTCGTATGACCATGATCCCCTGCCGTGCATGGTGGCATGCAGAGCGCGGTTCCATCCCTCATCTTGCAAGCGTGTATGCGGAATCCAGATTTCGGAAGATGCTGGTAATGATCTGAGCCGAGACGATCCCGAACAGCAGCTGAAGAAATGCCAGAAAGATTGTAGACAGCGTCAACCCGACGACATGGAGTGTCAAAGACGCTGTGAGCAGCAATACGAAGAACAAACGAAGCAAAGAAACGATGGCGGTGAGAGGGAACAACAACCACAGAAATGCAGAAATCAGTGCAGGCGACAACGACTTCACCAGAGAGAATGCGAGCAGTGGTGTGAACAACAGTACAAGGAACAAACAGGGCAGGGTGGCGGTGATGATGATTTGAGTCGAGAAGATCCCATACAGCAGCTGAAGCAATGCCAGAAAGATTGCAGACAACGTCAACCTGGCAATATAGAGTGTCAACGACACTGCAAACAGCAATACGAAGAACAAACAGAGCAAGGCCATGGTGACGGCGAGATGGAACAGGAAGATCCAAAACAACAGCTACAGAAATGCAGACATCAGTGCAggcagcaccaccaccaccagaGTGAATGCGAGCAATGGTGCAAAGAGCAGTACAAGGAACAAACAGGGCAGGGTGGCGGTGATGATTTGGATCGAGAAGTTATGCAAATGGAAAGAAATGAAGAGCAAGTAATGAATAATCCATACTTTTTCGATGAACAAAGCTTTAATCACCGTGTGTGGACTGAAGAAGGCAATATTAGGGTTCTAAAGAGGTTCTCTAGGCAATCTAAGCTTCTGCAAGGGATCGACAACTACCGCCTCGTCATCCTAGAGGCAAACCCTAATACCTTTATCATACCCAACCATTGGGATGCTGAGGAAGTTCTCTATGTGGTTAGAG GAAGAGGAACAATCAGTTTCTTGAAAGAGAATAACAAAGAGGTGTACAACATTTCCAAAGGAGATATCCTTAGGATACCTGCAGGGACGACCGTCTTCTTGATTAACAGAGACAACAATGAGAAGCTGTGTGTTGCACATCTTCTCCAACCCGTCTCGATTCCTGGTCGCTACAAG GAATTTTTTGGGGCAGGAGGTGAGGACCCTGAATCGTTTTATAGGAGCTTTAGCAATGATGTTCTTGAGGCTGCCTTCAAG GGAGCGATGCATTTGCCCTTCTACAACTCGAAGGCAACAAAGGTGGTGTGGGTGGAGCAAGGAAGAGGATACTTCGAGATGACATGTCCTCACCTGTCGAACCAACGTCGCCAGAGCGAGGAAGGACGTGggcaagaacaagaagaagagcaGCAGCATGAAGGTCATGTAAGCTACCAGAGAGTCCGTTCGCGTCTCTCTCCTAACACGGTCTTTGTGGTCCCAGCTGGTCACCCGGTCGTGACCGTTGCTTCTCGTGACGAGAATCTGCAGATGGTTTGCTTTGAAATAAATGCTCGTGACAACCAGAAATACTACCTTGCAG GGAAGAAGAACATAATGAGACAGATGGAGAGGGAAGAGAAGGAGCTGTCCTTCAATGTACCTGCAAGAGAGGTGGAAAAGATCTTCAATGCTCAGGGAGAGGATGCTTTTGCTCCTGGGCCGGAGCAACgccaagagagagaggagggacgaAGTCACTGGCTTTTTGAGCCTTCGATGATTTTTGTCGGCTTTTAG